The Oryzias melastigma strain HK-1 linkage group LG13, ASM292280v2, whole genome shotgun sequence genome window below encodes:
- the ppm1na gene encoding protein phosphatase, Mg2+/Mn2+ dependent, 1Na (putative) produces the protein MRTARRASNVEVPSFLRQLVKETEKMVTFFFKGGSRETGSSEEDNLDEEDALPSPYLERPILEKHMSEGGNDLGLNYAVASMQGWRAQMEDAHTCMSQLRGDLEDWAYFAVFDGHAGITVAQYCSKNLLDHILATGGIKADEEPEQVKEGIREGFLKIDSHMHKLSREDSWDRSGTTAAGVLISPRHIYFINCGDSRTLLCHNGQVVFYTEDHKPFNPREKERIQNAGGSVTLQRINGSLAVSRALGDFDFKEADWRPQTEQLVSPEPEVYELERTPEDEFLILACDGVWDAIGNEELCAFVRNRMQVCDDLRDICAQVIDLCLYKGSLDNISIIIVCFPGAPQVSQEALQQEAELEHQIDVKVEEIIQMMRSREEDPDLLYVIKFLAAEEMPGLPPGGGITSKRDCIISSYQKHVMGLRTQEPMDIGGSEEDSS, from the exons ATGAGGACTGCCAGACGCGCCAGCAATGTGGAGGTGCCCTCCTTCCTCCGCCAGCTGGTCAAAGAGACGGAGAAGATGGTGACATTCTTCTTCAAAGGTGGATCTAGAGAAACGGGGTCTTCCGAGGAGGATAATTTGGATGAGGAAGACGCCTTGCCGAGTCCCTATCTGGAGCGCCCCATCCTGGAGAAGCACATGTCGGAAGGGGGCAATGATTTGGGACTGAACTATGCGGTGGCGAGCATGCAGGGCTGGAGGGCTCAGATGGAGGACGCACATACCTGCATGTCTCAGCTGAGAGGAGATCTGGAGGATTGGGCCTACTTTGCGGTTTTTGATGGACATGCAGGCATCACTGTCGCACAGTACTGCTCCAAAAACCTACTGGATCACATCCTGGCCACAG GTGGGATCAAAGCAGATGAAGAACCCGAACAGGTGAAGGAAGGGATCCGTGAAGGTTTTCTCAAAATTGACAGCCACATGCACAAACTGTCTCGCGAGGACAGCTGGGACCGGAGCGGCACCACAGCAGCAGGCGTCTTGATTTCCCCCCGTCACATTTACTTCATAAACTGCGGGGACTCGCGCACCCTGCTGTGCCACAACGGGCAGGTGGTCTTCTACACGGAAGACCACAAACCGTTCAACCCCAGAGAAAAGGAGAGGATCCAGAACGCTGGGGGCTCCGTGACCCTGCAGAGAATAAACGGCTCGCTGGCCGTTTCCAGAGCTCTTGGGGACTTTGACTTCAAGGAGGCGGACTGGAGGCCACAGACGGAGCAGCTGGTGTCGCCTGAGCCAGAGGTGTACGAGCTGGAGAGGACGCCAGAGGACGAGTTCCTGATCCTGGCCTGCGATGGTGTGTGGGATGCCATCGGGAATGAGGAGCTCTGCGCCTTCGTGCGTAACCGCATGCAGGTGTGCGACGACCTGAGAGACATTTGTGCACAGGTCATTGACCTTTGCCTCTATAAG GGCAGTTTGGATAACATCAGCATCATCATTGTGTGCTTCCCTGGCGCCCCCCAGGTGTCACAGGAGGCACTGCAGCAGGAGGCCGAGCTGGAGCACCAGATTGATGTGAAAGTGGAAg AAATAATCCAGATGATGAGGTCCAGAGAAGAGGACCCCGACCTCCTGTATGTGATCAAATTCCTGGCAGCAGAAGAGATGCCGGGACTCCCACCTGGAGGCGGAATCACCAGCAA acgAGACTGTATCATCTCCTCATATCAGAAACATGTCATGGGCCTAAGGACTCAAGAGCCTATG GACATTGGCGGATCAGAGGAAGACTCCAGCTAA
- the LOC112149140 gene encoding 4F2 cell-surface antigen heavy chain, whose protein sequence is MPVNAADAGYGSVPGSGLFGGAGSTETSPLLEPDPEPVQHWQPLNKQQLEAAAGGPGWRKARHYLVLLFWLACIIIFSVAIGTIVMSPRPSATCLRWWQKSLFYQLQADLYMEAQARGPQGAGEVSEQLAHLRSLGIGALILEGVIHKGMSISNLTDEPTQIQHLLTESNKANLKVVMDLCEADLELHEGAGHLDVPSNHSTPVQDALRFWLGQGVAGFLICDTDVAYSEEALLEWRGVLQEFSTLGEERIVMVKQTSDVPRPLNVSSQSNVTLVNVVLRSILPNSRSPPSFQEVAEAIEKRLQRKEEDAWPGWTVGGEASHELKRLLFVLLITMPGSPAIQHDEDFERFQRELMKKNSSNKGIIRSYTYKDMDKTKRANVALFSILSHSKAIEEALMYGSFTFLPFDASSNSSSNSTVSPPASSPPLLAFLRSWGCVHFLVLLNVGAEPHFLNPAWAPNLPESGVFVASSRMNRFGTTSLHSVEVHPHEAVVLKLFKAGRYS, encoded by the exons ATGCCCGTGAACGCAGCAGACGCCGGCTACGGCAGCGTCCCGGGCAGCGGGCTGTTTGGTGGCGCTGGCTCCACGGAGACGTCCCCGCTGCTCGAACCGGACCCCGAGCCCGTCCAGCACTGGCAGCCCCTGAacaagcagcagctggaggccGCCGCCGGGGGCCCCGGCTGGAGGAAGGCGCGCCATTACCTGGTGCTACTGTTCTGGCTCGCATGTATCATCATCTTCTCCGTCGCCATTGGGACCATCGTGATGAGCCCGCGGCCTTCTGCCACATGTCTGCGGTGGTGGCAGAAGTCTTTGTTCTACCAGCTGCAGGCCGACCTGTACATGGAGGCgcaggcccgggggccacagGGGGCCGGGG aggtGAGTGAGCAGCTGGCTCACCTCAGATCTTTGGGCATAGGAGCTCTCATCCTGGAAGGTGTGATTCACAAAGGGATGTCTATTTCTAACCTCACGGATGAACCCACTCAGATTCAACATCTGCTCACGGAGAGTAACAAAGCAA ATCTCAAAGTAGTAATGGATCTTTGTGAAGCAGATCTGGAGCTTCATGAAGGAGCGGGACACTTGGACGTACCGTCGAACCATTCAACTCCTGTACAG GATGCATTGCGTTTCTGGTTGGGCCAAGGAGTAGCAGGTTTTCTTATATGTGACACAGATGTGGCATATTCAGAGGAG GCTTTGCTTGAGTGGAGAGGCGTGCTTCAGGAATTCAGCACTCTGGGGGAGGAGAG GATTGTGATGGTAAAGCAGACGTCAGATGTTCCTCGCCCGCTGAACGTCTCCAGCCAGAGCAACGTTACTCTGGTGAACGTGGTTCTGCGCTCCATTTTGCCGAACTCGCGCAGCCCTCCGTCCTTTCAGGAAGTGGCTGAAGCCATAGAGAAACGGCTacagagaaaagaggaagacGCATGGCCCGGCTGGACT GTTGGAGGAGAAGCATCTCATGAGTTAAAGAGGTTACTGTTTGTGTTGCTGATAACCATGCCGGGCTCACCAGCAATCCAACATGATGAAGACTTTGAAAGATTTCAG AGAGAGTTGATGAAGAAAAACTCATCAAACAAAGGAATTATTAGGTCATATACATACAAG GACATGGACAAGACCAAGCGGGCAAATGTCGCTCTTTTCAGCATCCTCAGCCACTCCAAAGCCATAGAGGAAGCTCTCATGTACGGCAGCTTCACTTTCCTTCCCTTCGACGCCTCCTCAAACTCTTCTTCTAACTCCACCGTGTCCCCTCCTGCctcatctcctcctcttctggCCTTTTTGCGCTCTTGGGGTTGCGTACACTTCCTTGTCCTGCTCAACGTTGGAGCTGAGCCTCACTTTCTGAACCCCGCATGGGCTCCGAACCTGCCCGAGTCCGGCGTGTTTGTGGCCAGCTCACGGATGAACCGCTTTGGGACCACGTCTCTGCACTCGGTGGAGGTTCATCCTCATGAAGCGGTTGTTCTGAAACTCTTTAAAGCAGGGAGGTACTCATAA